The Streptomyces sp. M92 nucleotide sequence CGAACAAGATCGCGCTCGGTGTGATCCTCGGCGGCCTGTCGTTCCTCCTCATGGTGCTGCCGACCTCGGGTCACGAGGGCACCGACTACCGGATGGCCGCCTGGTGGATCGTCGGCTCCTACCTGCTGCTCGGCCTCGGCGACGTGCTCCTGGAGACCTCGGGCCTGTCGGCCAGCAGCAAGCTCGCGCCGAAGGCCTTCTCCAGCCAGACCATGGCCCTGTGGTTCCTCTCCCTCGCCCTCGCCAACGGCATCCAGGCCCAGGTGGTGAAGATCTACGACGATGTGTCCCACCCCGCGTACTTCGGCGTCAACGGCGCGATCGCCGTCGTCCTCGGCCTGGTCGTCGTCGCGCTCGCACCGTGGCTGCGGCGCACGATGCATCCCGTCCACTGACCACCGGCACCCGCCCCGACCACTGACCCGCCCGGCCCGCCGGAAGGTGTACCTCCCCATGCGCATCCGCACCGACTTCCCCTACGAGACGACCCACGACGACATCCGCATCCCCCTGCCGGACGGCACCCGCCTCTACGCACGCGTGTGGCGGCCGGTCACCGACGAGCCGGTTCCCGCCCTGCTGGAGTACCTGCCGTACCGGCTCAGCGACTGGACCGCGCCCCGGGACAGCCAGCGCCACCCCTGGTACGCGGGCCACGGCTACGCCTCCGTCCGCGTCGACGTGCGCGGACACGGCAACAGCGAGGGCCTGCCCGGCGACGAGTACGACGCCACCGAGCTGGCCGACGGCGTCGCGGTCGTCGAGTGGCTGGCCGCGCAGCCCTGGTGCGACGGCAAGGTCGGCATGTTCGGCATCTCCTGGGGCGGCTTCAACTCGCTCCAGATCGCCGCGCTGGCGCCCGAACCCCTCAAGGCCGTCGTCACCGTCTGCTCCGCGGACGACCGGTACGACAACGACGTGCACTACATGGGCGGCTCGGTGCTCGGCGTCGACATGCACGCCTGGGCCTCGACCATGCTCGCCTTCGTCTGCCGTCCGCCGGACCCCGAGTACGCCGGGGAGGAGTGGCGGCAGATGTGGCTGCGGCGGCTGGAGGCGGTCGACCCGTTCATCCACACCTGGCTGTCCCACCAGCTCCGTGACGAGTACTGGAAACACGGCAGCGTCTGTGAGGACTACTCCGCGCTCGACGCCGCCGTCCTCGCCGTCGGCGGCTGGCACGACCCGTACCGCGACACCGTGCTCCGGCTCGTGGAGCACCTGCCCGGCGACCGGGTGCGCGGACTGATCGGCCCCTGGTCGCACCAGTACCCGGACCGCGGACTGCCGCCGGGCCCGGCGATCGGCTTCCTGCAGGAGACACTGCGCTGGTGGGACCAGCACCTCAAGGGCCGGGACACCGGCGTGATGGAGGAGCCGCTGCTCCGTTCCTGGATCAGCGAGTCGCACCGCCCGGCCACCGTCTACCCCGAACTGCCGGGCCGCTGGGTCGGCGACCCCGCCTGGCCCTCCCCGTACACGACCCCCACGCCCCACGCCCTCGGCGGTGACCCGGTCGTCGTGTGTTCGCCCCAGCACACCGGCATCGACGCCGGCCGCTTCTTCCCCTTCGGCAACGACGCCGACCTGCCGCCCGACCAGCGCGAGGAGGACGCCCGCTCGGCGTGCTTCGAGTTCCCCGTCACCGACGGCCCGGTGGAGATCCTCGGCCGCCCGGAGGTGACCCTGCGGCTGCGGATGGACGTGCCGTACGGGCAGGTCGTGGCCCGGCTGTGCGACGTGACGCCGGACGGCTCGTCGACCCTCGTGACCCGCGGCGCGCTCAACCTCGCCGCCCGCGAGGGCCGGGACCGCAACGTGCCCTGGCCGCCCGGGGCGACGGAGACCGTGACCTTCCAGCTCAACGGCATCGGTCACAGCTTCCCCGCCGGGCACCGCATCCGCCTCGCCGTCTCCTCCGCCTACTGGCCGTGGATCTGGCCGCAGGCGGGCTCCGAGAACGGCTTCGTGCTGGAACCGGCCGGGTCGGCACTCGTACTGCCCGTGCGGGACGGCGGGGCCCACCCGGAGGACGCCGGCATCCGTTTCGAGCCGCCCGAGCAGTCCGAGCCGCTGCGCGTCACCGTGCCGGCGGCCGAGGGGGAGGAGCGCCCGGAGCGGCTGGTGGTGCGCGATGTCGCCAAGGGCGAATGGCGGCTGGAGGTCGATCCGCGTTACGGCGGCACCCGCGTGTACCCGGACGGCCTGGAGTTCACCGAGGACGCGCTGGAGACGTACACCGTCCGGGAGGACGACCCGCTGTCGGCGCGGGCCGGGTCCCAGTGGACCGTACGTCTGCGTCGCCCGGAACGTGCCTGGGACGTACGGGTCGAGACCAGGTCGGAGATCACCTGCGACGCCGAGGACTTCGTCACGTCGAACGAGGTGGTGTGCCGCGACGGCGAGGAGATCGTCTTCCGGCGCAGTTGGGACAGGCGCGTCCCGCGGGTCGCCCGCTGACTCCTCGTCGGTACTCTGCCCGGCATGATCAGCTCGTACGAGAGTCTCGACGACGCCGGGGTCGCGGCGGCCGCGGCCGGTGCCGGTGCGGACGTGGTGCGCCGCATGTACGGCCGGCGGCTGTCCCGGACCGACAAGGGCGCGGGGGACTTCGCCACCGCCGCCGACGTGGAGGCCGAGAAGGCGATCGTCGGTGTCATCCGTGCCGCCCGGCCCGGTGACGCGGTGCTCGGCGAGGAGGGCGGGCGGCGAGGTCCCGTCGCCGCCGTACGCGAGTGGCTGGTGGACCCCTTGTGCGGCACGTTGAACTACGCCTCCGGCAGCATGCTGGTGGCCGTCAACGTGGCGCTGCGCCAGGGGGCGGCGGCCGTGGCCGACCCGTTCGGCGGCGAGGTCTTCCGCACGGACGGTGAGAGCGCGTGGGTGCGGCAGGACGAGGCCGACGCACCGCTGGCGCCCACGTCCGCCACCCGGCTGGTCGACGTCAATCTCGACCCGCCGTTTCCGAGCGCGCCCGGGTTCCGGGCGGTGGACCTGCTGGCCCACCCGGGGTTCGCCGAGCGGTTCCGGCCGCGGGTCGTGTCGACGACGCTCGCACTGGCCTGGGTCGCGGCCGGCAGGCGGGCCGCGTACGTCACCGACGGCGGGGACCTGTCCGGCAGCGTGCACTTCGCCGCCGGCATCGCCGTGTGCCGGGCCGCCGGTTGCGTCGTCACCGGCATCGACGGCGGACCGCTCGGCCGGGCGGGCCGCGGGCTCGTCGTGGCCGCCGACGCGGAGACCCACGGGCTGCTGATGTCGATGATCGGGGGCAGCGGCTAGCTGTACTGCCTCGCGAGGTCCTCGCCGGGGGCGTCGCCGTCGGGCGCCGGGTCGGCGTTCTCGCCGAGGAAACCGCCCGACTGGTGCTGCCAGAGCTTGGCGTAGGCGCCGTCGGCGGCGAGCAGTTCGCTGTGGCTGCCCTGCTCGACGACGCGTCCGCGGTCGAGGACGACGAGGCGGTCCATGCCGGCGACGGTGCTGAGCCGGTGGGCGACCACGAGAGCCGTACGTCCGTCCATCAGGCGCCACAGGGCGTCCTGGACGAGCAGCTCGCTCTCCGAGTCGAGCGCGCTGGTCGCCTCGTCGAGCAGCAGGATCGGGGCGTCGCGCAGCAGGGCCCTGGCTAGGGCCACCCGCTGGCGCTGGCCGCCGGACAGCTTCACTCCCCGCTCCCCCACCAGGGTGGCGAAGCCGTCGGGGAGCTGGTCGGCGAACTCCGTGACGTGCGCGGCGGCGGCGGCCGCGTGGATCTCCTCGTCGGTGGCGCCGGGCCGGGCGAAGGCGATGTTGTCCCGCAGGCTGCGGTGGAACATCGCGGGTTCCTGGGGGACGTAGGCGATCAGTGAGCGCAGGTCGGTCTGGCGCAGCCGGCTGATGTCCTGCCCGCCGATCAGGATGCGTCCGGCGTCGATGTCGGCCATCCGCAGCAGGAGCCGGGTGAGGGTGGTCTTGCCGCCGCCGGACCTGCCGACCAGGCCGATCCGCGCACCGCCGGGCACGTCCAGGTCGAGGCCCTCGAAGATCGGCTCGGTGCCCGGGTGCGCGAAGGTGACCGCCTCGAAGCGGACGCCGGTGCCCCGCGGGGCGAGCGGCTCGGGTTCGGTCGCGTCCAGCACGGTGGGTGGATCCAGCAGCAGCTCCGTGAACTGCGCGGCCTCGGTCATCGAGCTTTCCAGGCGGCGGTAGATCTGGTTGAACTCGAACATGATCTGGGTCGCGTTGGAGTAGTAGGTGAAGGCGACCACGATCTCCTCCACACCCTGGCCCGGGCTGCCGAAGGCGATGGCGACGAACAGCCCCAGCACGTTGGTCAGCACGGACATGGGGGCGATCAGGGTGTCGACCCGCAGGTTGCCGAAGTCCCAGGACTTCAGCGTCAGGCGCCGGGAGTCCGCTACGCGGCGGCGGTGCTCGTCGGCCTCCCGGCGCTCGGCCGCGAACGCCCGGATGGTCTCCATGTTGGCGAGGCTGTCGGCGACGTGCCCGGAGACCCTGGCGATCGCCGCCTCACGGTCGTTGACGAGCGCCTGACGGCGACGGATCAGGGGTGCCGCGGCCACGACGGTCAGTACGATCATCAGCAGGAGGCCCGCGACGAGCAGCGGTTCGTAGTGCCACAGCACGACGGCGCCGAAGATCAACGGTACGAGGCTGCCCACGATCCGGTAGGTCACCGTGTCGACGAAGTCCTCGAACCGTTTGCCGAAGCTCAGCACCCGCTTCGTCAGGGAGCCGGCGAAGTTGTCGTGGAAGAAGGAGGCGTCCTTGGCGAGGAGTTCGTCCATGCCGGTGACGTACAGGTGCTCCACGCCGAGGGCCTCCACGCGGTTCAGGCAGTGCTGACCGACCCGCCACACGGCCTCCGCTAGCAGCAGCACCGCACCGAAGCCGAGCACGTAGGGCAGTGCCGAGCCGACCGTGAGACCACCGCCGTCGGCTGCCTGCCCTGCCAGTTTGGCGACCAGCAGGGGCGCCACGTAGCGGATCCCGATGTTGCCCACGGCCGGCAGCAGCAGCGCCGGCAGGGCCGGCCGTCGCAACCGGAGGAGTTCCCTGCCGTAGCGCCGCAGGGCGAGAACAACCGCGCCCCTGCCCGGCGACGTCACGTGTGCGGCTGTCTGCGTCATCACACTCCCGGAGTCCAGACCCGGAAGTCTCCCTACAAGTCCCGCCACCGGTCCAGGCATTTACCCCGGACGGGCGAGAACCGGACATCCGTCGGCGGTCAGGCGAAGGTGTAGCGGGTGTGGCTGAACACCTGGCCGTCGTGCCCGAAGCCGTAGGCCGTGCCGGGCGCCACCGCGAACAGCAGGTCGTTGCCCTCGCGGATGCTGTCGCCGAAGCCGCGGAAGGGCCCCTCCGGCGAGGCGACGCGGTCCCCGTACTGCTCCTCGAACGCGGCGATGACCTCGTCCTGCCGTGCCGGATCCGTCACCCGCTCCGCCGCGCCCTCGACCACGATGTCGAGTCCTTCGGAGAACGTGTTGTTCCCCGTGGTGAGTACGCAATGGGCGTTGCCCGCCAGGTTCTTGGCCTTCTGTTCCCCCGTCCCGGTGCTGAAGTGGAGTGCGCCGTCGTGCCAGGCGGCGATCAGCGGCGTGACGTGGAGGCGGCCGTCCGGTCGGACCGTGGTGATCCAGAAGATCTCGGCGGCGCGCAGTCGCCCCTCGGCCACGGCCCATTCCGTGGCGGTGACGTCCTCCGCGCCCGGACGCGGGTTGAGTGCGGCGCTGTAGCGGGCGTCGAGCTCGGTCTTGGGATGCTTCGGTGCCATACCGGAATCCTCCCCCTCCGCCTCAGGACGCTGGGCGAGGCTCGCCGGTGCGGCCGCGGACCGGGCACCCAACACCGGGCCGCCGGAGGTGAATTCGCTGTCCGGGACCGTCGGCATGCGCGATCATGGCCGGCATGGACGCTCGTTTCGTCGGCATCGCCGACCTGGTCGGAACCGAAGTCCCCTCCGTGGCGGTCGTGGTCGACGTCATGCGCGCGTACACCGTGGCCGCCTGGGCCTTTGCCCGGGGTGCGGAGAGGATCGTCCTCGCCGAGTCGCTGGACGAAGCCCGGGCCCTGAAGGCTCGCCACCCGGACTGGGCGGCCATCAAGGACGGTCCGCCCGAGCCCGGGTTCGACGCCGTCAACTCGCCGGGCCTGCTGCGGTCCGTCGACCTCGCCGGGCGGACCGTCGTGCAGAAGACCACGGCGGGGACGGTCGGCGCCCTCGCGGTCAAGGACGCGTCGCTGGTGCTGTGCGCCGGCTTCGTGGTGGCGGAGGCGACGGCCCGGCTCCTGCGCACTCGCGCGTGCGACCGCGTCACGTTCGTGGTCACCGGCGAGGACGGGCGCGCCGACGAGGACCTGGCGTGCGCCCAGTACATCGCGCGCAGGGCCACCGGCGCGGAGACGGACGCATCCGGGTTCCTGCGCCGGGCCGCCGCCTCCCGGGCCGCCGTCGAGCTGACGACGGGCGTGCGTCAGGGAACCCATCCCGACGACGTCGCGCTCTGCCTCGAACTCGACCGCTTCCCCTTCGCGATGGCGGCGGCCCCGGAAGGCCCGCTCATGGTCCTGCGCCCGTGCGCGGACCCTGTCCCTGCCGACGCGGCCGCGGGCTGATCGCGGCCCGGCCGCGTCGGCGCAGTTCCCGCTCCAGGTGGGCGCGGAAGCCGCCCGGGGCGCGGCCGGTCACGCGCCGGACGGTGTCGGTGACGCGGTCCTCCGCCCCTTCGGCGATCGCCCGGTCCAGGCCGGCCAGCACGGCGGCGAACTCCGGCGGCACCACCGCGGTGAGGCGCTCGGTCATCTCCTCGTGGGTCAGCCGGTGGTGGACCACCGGGCGGCCCGTGACGTCGGTCATGATCGCGGCGATGTCGTCGTGACTGAGCGCCTCCGGTCCGGTCAGGACGAGATCGGTGCAGGGTGCCCGCTCGTCGGTCAGGGCGTGGAAGGCGACGGCCGCGATGTCCTCGGCGTCGACGAAGCCGGTTCGGCCGGCTCCGGTCGCCGTCCGGATGGCGCCGTCCTCGCGGATGCTGCGGGCATGCTCGTGTGTACCGGTGAAGTTCTGCATGAACCACGACGGACGCAGCACCGCCCACTGTTCGAACAGTTCCCGTACCGCCCCGTAGACCTCCCCCACCGCGGGGTCGCCCTCACCGATGGCCGAGGAGCCGAGGAGGACCGCACGGCGGACGCCTTCGGTCCCGGCCCGCCGGAGGAAGGGCAGCACGGTCGCCGCGGGGTCGGCGTCGCCGACGGGCGGTACGAGGTAGAGGCGGTCGACCGTGTCGAGGGCCGCGGGGTGGGTGGCGGGATCGTACCAGTCGAAGGGGACCGGCTCGGCACCGGGGACCGGGGTGGCCCGGCGGCTCGCCGCCCTGACGCGGTGTCCGGCTGCGGTCAGCCGCGCGACCGTACGGCTGCCGGTGGTGCCGGTGGCGCCTATGACCAAGGTGGTGCCGGCGGCGGTCATCGGCCGCTCCGGAAGTCCGCGCCGGGTTCGAGGACGGCGAGCGGGTTCCAGTAGTCGCGGTACGAGGTGAAGCGCCCTCCCTCCACGGTCACGACGGCGATGTACGTCACGTCGAAGGGCTCGCCGGTCCTCACGAGGCGGCCGACGCCGCGCATCTCGACGACGAGGGTCTCCGGCTCGACGGTCCGGTGGACGCGCAGCTCCGGGAAGTCGCGCAGATCGATGTGGTCGGGATAGCCGCGCATGTAGGCGCCGATGGCCTCCTTCCCCTCCAGTCGTCCCGGCCAGCCCTCGGGGGCGAACGGGAACTCCATGACTCCGTCGTCGGCCCACAGGTCGGTCCAGGCGGCGACGTCCTTGTCGAGCAGCAGTCGCAGGCTGTGGCGGTAGAGGTCCGCCGGGGAGGTCGGTGCGGACATGGGTGTCCTCCATCTCGTAGAATCCGGACCATGGGTCCGTTTCGACGACGATACGGACCCCGGGTCCGCTTTGCAAACGAAGGAGCAGCACCATGGCCGAGCGCAGGCCCCGCAAGGACGCCGCCCGCAACCGGGAGGCCGTCCTCGCGGCAGCCGACGCCCTGTTCGCCGGGCGCGACAGCCCGGAGGACGTCACCATGGCCGACGTCGCGGCCGCCGCCGGCGTCGGCAAGGGCACGCTCTTCAGGGCGTTCGGCGACCGGCCGGGGCTGCTCCGCGCGCTGTACGAGAGGCGGCTCGAACCGGTCGGGGAGGCCGTCGAGTCCGGCCCGCCGCCGCTGGGGCCCGCCACTGAGCCGAGGGAGCGGGTGGCCGCCCTGCTCGACGCCGTCCTGTGCTTCAAGTACGACAACCGACGCCTGGCGCTGGCGCTGGAGGACGGCGGGGCGGGCAGCCCATACGGGGCGGAGCACTACGCGCGCTGGCACGCCCTGCTCCGGACGGTACTGGAGCAGATCCCCGGCCTGCCCGACCGCGACTTCACCGCCCACGCCCTGCTCGCCGCGGTCCGGGCCGACCTCGTCGAGCATCTCGCCGGCCAGGAGGACGTGCCGCGGGAGAGGCTGCGCAGGCGACTGGCGGAGTTCACCGGCAGGGTCCTGGCCGTCAGCGACGCCGGCGGGCGTTGAGCCGGGCCGCCCGGCGCGTCAGGTGGTCGCGCTCGGCGAGGCTGGACGCCTTGCGGGCCGCCTCCTCGTACAGCCGTGCCGCCGTCGCCGGGTCGCCGTCGCGTTCGTGGAGGTACGCCGCCACCGCGGCAAAGTCTTCCGCGAGGTTCTCGTGGAGGGGACGGTCCCCGCCTGACCAGTACTGTGACGTCTCATGACCGACTCCGCATCCGAGATCACCGCGGACCTGGTCCGCGAACTGCTGCGCGAGCAGCACCCCGACCTCGCGGACCTGGCCATCCGTGCGGTGGCGGGCGGATGGGACAACCAGCAGTGGCGCCTCGGGGGCGAACTGGCCGTGCGCGTGCCCCGTACGGAGCGTGCACCGGATCTCCAGCGCAAGGAGCGCCGGTGGCTGCCCGTCCTGGCCCCGCGCCTGCCGCTCCCGGTCCCGGAACCGGTGCGGACCGGCGAACCGTCCGCGCGCTTCCCCAAGCCGTGGACCGTCATGACGTGGGTCCCCGGCGAGCCGCTGGACCACAGTCGGATCAGCCGGGGTGACCACGCGGCCGGCAGGCTGGCGGACTTTCTCAGGGCACTGCACGTTCCGGCGCCCGCCGAGGCGCCGGCCGGTAAGGACCGCGGCGCCCATCCCAAGGAGTGCACGGACGGCTTCGACCACTTCTTCGGGGCCGTCGCGCCCGGCGACATCGCCGACGGCCTCCGGGCCGTGTGGGACGACGCCGTCGCCGCCCCCGAGTGGGCGGGCCCGCCGGTGTGGGTGCACGGTGATCTGCATCCCGCGAACGTCGTCGTCTCGGACGGAACCCTCTCGGGCGTGGTCGACTTCGGCGACCTGTTCGCCGGCGATCCGGCGTGGGACCTCGCGGCCGCGTGGGTGGTCCTTCCCGAGGGCGCCGCCGCACGCTTCTTCGACGTGTACGCGAAGGCGGACGCGGGCACGGTCCGGCGCGCCCGCGGGCTGGCCGTCCTCAAGGGCCTCGTCCTCATGCTGATCGGCCGGGACGGGGACCGGGGGCTGCCCGGCGGCAAGCCGGCGTGGGGTCCCGCGGGCCGGGCGGCGCTCGACCGCGTCCTTCGGGGCACCCCGGGGTAGACGCGCCCCGTCGCGGCGGCGCGTACTCGCCGGGCCCGGGGTCAGGCGGGCAGCTTCTCGTCGACGACGAAGGCGATCTCGACGACCTGGCCGGGGAAGGTCAGTTCGGTGACGCCGACGACCGTGCTGACCGGGCGGTGGTCGCCGAAGTACGCCAGATTGCCCGCCGCCGTCGCCGTGGCGTTCTGCCGCAGGTTCACCACGTACAGGGTCTGCGAGACCACCTGGTTCCGGGTGACGCGGAAGTGGTCCAGGACCTTGTCGGCGTTGGCGTACGTCTGGTCGAGCTGCGCGGCGAAGTCGTCCGCGTGGACGAACTCGCCCGCCCGGTCGAGCGAGAGCTGTCCGGAGACGTGTATCAGATCGCGGGACTTGATGGCCTGCGTGTAGCCGAACTCGCTCTCGGCCGGCACACGGTGGTTGAAGACGTTCATGGCAGTCAACGTGCTCACCCTTCGGTTCACTCTCTTGTGGTTACTGAGGAACTGTAGGAAAGTAGGCGCGGACCTGGAAGAACGCACTTTTCGGTGACTGAGGAACCAGATGGTGACCAAACAGCTGCTCAAGGGCTTGCCCGAGGACGCG carries:
- a CDS encoding CocE/NonD family hydrolase, translating into MRIRTDFPYETTHDDIRIPLPDGTRLYARVWRPVTDEPVPALLEYLPYRLSDWTAPRDSQRHPWYAGHGYASVRVDVRGHGNSEGLPGDEYDATELADGVAVVEWLAAQPWCDGKVGMFGISWGGFNSLQIAALAPEPLKAVVTVCSADDRYDNDVHYMGGSVLGVDMHAWASTMLAFVCRPPDPEYAGEEWRQMWLRRLEAVDPFIHTWLSHQLRDEYWKHGSVCEDYSALDAAVLAVGGWHDPYRDTVLRLVEHLPGDRVRGLIGPWSHQYPDRGLPPGPAIGFLQETLRWWDQHLKGRDTGVMEEPLLRSWISESHRPATVYPELPGRWVGDPAWPSPYTTPTPHALGGDPVVVCSPQHTGIDAGRFFPFGNDADLPPDQREEDARSACFEFPVTDGPVEILGRPEVTLRLRMDVPYGQVVARLCDVTPDGSSTLVTRGALNLAAREGRDRNVPWPPGATETVTFQLNGIGHSFPAGHRIRLAVSSAYWPWIWPQAGSENGFVLEPAGSALVLPVRDGGAHPEDAGIRFEPPEQSEPLRVTVPAAEGEERPERLVVRDVAKGEWRLEVDPRYGGTRVYPDGLEFTEDALETYTVREDDPLSARAGSQWTVRLRRPERAWDVRVETRSEITCDAEDFVTSNEVVCRDGEEIVFRRSWDRRVPRVAR
- a CDS encoding inositol monophosphatase family protein codes for the protein MISSYESLDDAGVAAAAAGAGADVVRRMYGRRLSRTDKGAGDFATAADVEAEKAIVGVIRAARPGDAVLGEEGGRRGPVAAVREWLVDPLCGTLNYASGSMLVAVNVALRQGAAAVADPFGGEVFRTDGESAWVRQDEADAPLAPTSATRLVDVNLDPPFPSAPGFRAVDLLAHPGFAERFRPRVVSTTLALAWVAAGRRAAYVTDGGDLSGSVHFAAGIAVCRAAGCVVTGIDGGPLGRAGRGLVVAADAETHGLLMSMIGGSG
- a CDS encoding ABC transporter ATP-binding protein, translated to MTQTAAHVTSPGRGAVVLALRRYGRELLRLRRPALPALLLPAVGNIGIRYVAPLLVAKLAGQAADGGGLTVGSALPYVLGFGAVLLLAEAVWRVGQHCLNRVEALGVEHLYVTGMDELLAKDASFFHDNFAGSLTKRVLSFGKRFEDFVDTVTYRIVGSLVPLIFGAVVLWHYEPLLVAGLLLMIVLTVVAAAPLIRRRQALVNDREAAIARVSGHVADSLANMETIRAFAAERREADEHRRRVADSRRLTLKSWDFGNLRVDTLIAPMSVLTNVLGLFVAIAFGSPGQGVEEIVVAFTYYSNATQIMFEFNQIYRRLESSMTEAAQFTELLLDPPTVLDATEPEPLAPRGTGVRFEAVTFAHPGTEPIFEGLDLDVPGGARIGLVGRSGGGKTTLTRLLLRMADIDAGRILIGGQDISRLRQTDLRSLIAYVPQEPAMFHRSLRDNIAFARPGATDEEIHAAAAAAHVTEFADQLPDGFATLVGERGVKLSGGQRQRVALARALLRDAPILLLDEATSALDSESELLVQDALWRLMDGRTALVVAHRLSTVAGMDRLVVLDRGRVVEQGSHSELLAADGAYAKLWQHQSGGFLGENADPAPDGDAPGEDLARQYS
- a CDS encoding pyridoxamine 5'-phosphate oxidase family protein, producing the protein MAPKHPKTELDARYSAALNPRPGAEDVTATEWAVAEGRLRAAEIFWITTVRPDGRLHVTPLIAAWHDGALHFSTGTGEQKAKNLAGNAHCVLTTGNNTFSEGLDIVVEGAAERVTDPARQDEVIAAFEEQYGDRVASPEGPFRGFGDSIREGNDLLFAVAPGTAYGFGHDGQVFSHTRYTFA
- a CDS encoding 2-phosphosulfolactate phosphatase gives rise to the protein MDARFVGIADLVGTEVPSVAVVVDVMRAYTVAAWAFARGAERIVLAESLDEARALKARHPDWAAIKDGPPEPGFDAVNSPGLLRSVDLAGRTVVQKTTAGTVGALAVKDASLVLCAGFVVAEATARLLRTRACDRVTFVVTGEDGRADEDLACAQYIARRATGAETDASGFLRRAAASRAAVELTTGVRQGTHPDDVALCLELDRFPFAMAAAPEGPLMVLRPCADPVPADAAAG
- a CDS encoding NmrA family NAD(P)-binding protein, whose protein sequence is MTAAGTTLVIGATGTTGSRTVARLTAAGHRVRAASRRATPVPGAEPVPFDWYDPATHPAALDTVDRLYLVPPVGDADPAATVLPFLRRAGTEGVRRAVLLGSSAIGEGDPAVGEVYGAVRELFEQWAVLRPSWFMQNFTGTHEHARSIREDGAIRTATGAGRTGFVDAEDIAAVAFHALTDERAPCTDLVLTGPEALSHDDIAAIMTDVTGRPVVHHRLTHEEMTERLTAVVPPEFAAVLAGLDRAIAEGAEDRVTDTVRRVTGRAPGGFRAHLERELRRRGRAAISPRPRRQGQGPRTGAGP
- a CDS encoding nuclear transport factor 2 family protein, with the translated sequence MSAPTSPADLYRHSLRLLLDKDVAAWTDLWADDGVMEFPFAPEGWPGRLEGKEAIGAYMRGYPDHIDLRDFPELRVHRTVEPETLVVEMRGVGRLVRTGEPFDVTYIAVVTVEGGRFTSYRDYWNPLAVLEPGADFRSGR
- a CDS encoding TetR/AcrR family transcriptional regulator, with product MAERRPRKDAARNREAVLAAADALFAGRDSPEDVTMADVAAAAGVGKGTLFRAFGDRPGLLRALYERRLEPVGEAVESGPPPLGPATEPRERVAALLDAVLCFKYDNRRLALALEDGGAGSPYGAEHYARWHALLRTVLEQIPGLPDRDFTAHALLAAVRADLVEHLAGQEDVPRERLRRRLAEFTGRVLAVSDAGGR
- a CDS encoding aminoglycoside phosphotransferase family protein, whose product is MTDSASEITADLVRELLREQHPDLADLAIRAVAGGWDNQQWRLGGELAVRVPRTERAPDLQRKERRWLPVLAPRLPLPVPEPVRTGEPSARFPKPWTVMTWVPGEPLDHSRISRGDHAAGRLADFLRALHVPAPAEAPAGKDRGAHPKECTDGFDHFFGAVAPGDIADGLRAVWDDAVAAPEWAGPPVWVHGDLHPANVVVSDGTLSGVVDFGDLFAGDPAWDLAAAWVVLPEGAAARFFDVYAKADAGTVRRARGLAVLKGLVLMLIGRDGDRGLPGGKPAWGPAGRAALDRVLRGTPG
- a CDS encoding RidA family protein, translating into MNVFNHRVPAESEFGYTQAIKSRDLIHVSGQLSLDRAGEFVHADDFAAQLDQTYANADKVLDHFRVTRNQVVSQTLYVVNLRQNATATAAGNLAYFGDHRPVSTVVGVTELTFPGQVVEIAFVVDEKLPA